The Candidatus Margulisiibacteriota bacterium region GAGTAACATTAACATATTCCACGATCCTTTCTTACCATTCTAACATAAACAGTCAAAGACTTGCACTCGCTTTATTCTATTAATATATCGTAACTTCTCTATAATCGTTTCATTTTTTTTCTTGTGCAGTCCGGCGGAAAATATTATAATTTTAGAGATGCTGTCCAAACTCGATCAGGCCATTGTTAATTATCCCGATTTTCCGGTCAAAGGCGTGCTTTTCCGCGATCTGAACCCGATTTACAAACAACCGGAGCTGTTCAAGGGTTTGGTGCGGGAATTCAGCCAAAAAGCGCAGACTCTGGGGATTTTTGACTATATAGCCGGTATCGAAGCCAGGGGATTTATTCTGGCCGCGGCGCTGGCTTACGAGCTGGGCTGTGCTTTCCTGCCCGTGCGTAAAAAAGGCAAACTGCCCGGCAAGGTGCATACCGTGACCTATCAACTCGAGTACGGCAAGGACAGCTTGCAGGTTCAGGAAGATAACGATTTGCGCGGCGCGAAAGTCCTGATCGTCGATGATGTGTTCGCCAGCGGCGGCACAATGCG contains the following coding sequences:
- a CDS encoding adenine phosphoribosyltransferase, with the protein product MLSKLDQAIVNYPDFPVKGVLFRDLNPIYKQPELFKGLVREFSQKAQTLGIFDYIAGIEARGFILAAALAYELGCAFLPVRKKGKLPGKVHTVTYQLEYGKDSLQVQEDNDLRGAKVLIVDDVFASGGTMRGVLELFRKCGAEPSFGVILDIKLSDRQALGAPNFALF